From Streptomyces sp. Edi4, one genomic window encodes:
- a CDS encoding IucA/IucC family protein: MNPTPAPDAHEADGPATAPCGPVAAEPTTVPRQKAGIHGERLTAHRDPDPLDAADPAAAAEAAAVENLLRCWVRENDLAAPDGMVLRIPLPASATALLVPVPYWSATGWHRFGRPALQGAPPDAPPVDAVTLAALLGREAGQSEGADLVGRVADSVRRTAWFIADRRAHPAPPPEADLFLTAEQSLLLGHPLHPTPKSREGLSDTEVRRYSPELCGSFPLRWLAVDASVLASDSAWTESGRTVSAPDLTRRLAGPGLELPPGSAALPLHPWQARDIVERPAVAALLDAGLLRELGPHGGPWYPTSSVRTVHRPGADAMLKLSLGVRITNSRRENLRKELHRGVEVHRLLRAGLGEQWQAAHPCFDIVRDPAWLAVDTPNGEALAGLDVMIRHNPFAYGDDAVCLAALTAPRPMPGRSGTHSRLADVMGRLAARTGRPTTAVCAEWFLRYLDHVVRPLLWLDGTAGIALEAHQQNTLVLLDPDGWPAGGRYRDNQGYYFRESHRADLERRLPGIGATSDTFVPDAVTDERFAYYLGVNNILGLIGAFGAQHLADERVLLAALRQFLAGSAGLGSPLPGQLLGGATLRCKANLLTRLHGLDELVGPVDTQSVYVTIANPLHISGT; this comes from the coding sequence GTGAATCCCACCCCCGCACCCGACGCGCACGAGGCCGACGGCCCCGCCACCGCCCCCTGCGGCCCCGTGGCGGCCGAGCCGACGACGGTGCCGCGCCAGAAGGCCGGGATCCACGGCGAACGACTGACCGCGCACCGCGACCCGGACCCGCTCGACGCCGCCGACCCCGCCGCCGCGGCCGAAGCGGCCGCCGTGGAGAACCTGCTGCGCTGCTGGGTGCGCGAGAACGACCTGGCCGCGCCCGACGGCATGGTCCTGCGCATCCCGCTCCCCGCCAGCGCCACCGCGCTGCTCGTACCCGTGCCCTACTGGTCGGCCACCGGCTGGCACCGCTTCGGCCGGCCCGCCCTGCAAGGAGCGCCCCCCGACGCGCCGCCCGTCGACGCCGTCACCCTCGCGGCCCTGCTGGGGCGCGAGGCGGGCCAGAGCGAAGGCGCCGACCTGGTGGGACGCGTCGCCGACTCGGTGCGCCGCACGGCGTGGTTCATCGCCGACCGGCGCGCCCACCCCGCGCCGCCCCCCGAAGCCGACCTCTTCCTCACCGCCGAGCAGTCCCTGCTCCTTGGCCACCCCCTGCACCCCACCCCCAAGAGCCGCGAGGGCCTGTCCGACACCGAAGTACGCCGCTACTCACCCGAGTTGTGCGGCTCCTTCCCGCTGCGCTGGCTGGCCGTCGACGCCTCCGTGCTGGCCTCGGACTCGGCCTGGACGGAGAGCGGCCGCACGGTCAGCGCCCCCGACCTGACGCGCCGGCTCGCCGGCCCCGGCCTCGAACTTCCGCCCGGCAGCGCCGCGTTGCCCCTGCACCCCTGGCAGGCCCGCGACATCGTCGAGCGCCCCGCCGTCGCAGCCCTGCTCGACGCCGGACTGCTGCGTGAGCTCGGTCCGCACGGCGGCCCCTGGTACCCCACCTCCTCCGTCCGCACCGTGCACCGCCCCGGCGCCGACGCCATGCTCAAACTGTCGCTCGGCGTCCGCATCACCAACTCCCGCCGGGAAAACCTCCGCAAGGAACTCCACCGGGGCGTGGAGGTCCACCGTCTGCTGCGGGCCGGGCTCGGCGAACAGTGGCAGGCCGCCCACCCCTGCTTCGACATCGTCCGCGACCCGGCCTGGCTCGCGGTCGACACCCCGAACGGCGAGGCGCTGGCGGGGCTCGACGTCATGATCCGCCACAACCCCTTCGCGTACGGCGACGACGCCGTCTGCCTCGCCGCGCTCACCGCCCCCAGGCCCATGCCGGGCCGTAGCGGCACGCACTCGCGCCTGGCCGACGTGATGGGCCGGCTCGCCGCCCGCACCGGACGGCCCACCACGGCGGTCTGCGCCGAGTGGTTCCTGCGCTACCTCGACCACGTGGTGCGCCCGCTGCTGTGGCTGGACGGCACGGCGGGCATCGCCCTCGAGGCCCACCAGCAGAACACGCTGGTCCTGCTCGATCCCGACGGCTGGCCCGCCGGCGGCCGCTACCGCGACAACCAGGGCTACTACTTCCGCGAGTCGCACCGCGCCGACCTGGAGCGCCGCCTGCCGGGCATCGGCGCCACCAGCGACACCTTCGTCCCCGACGCCGTGACCGACGAACGCTTCGCCTACTACCTCGGCGTCAACAACATCCTCGGTCTCATCGGCGCCTTCGGCGCGCAGCACCTCGCCGACGAACGTGTCCTGCTCGCCGCCCTGCGCCAGTTCCTCGCCGGTTCGGCGGGCCTCGGCTCGCCGCTGCCCGGCCAGCTGCTCGGCGGCGCGACGCTGCGCTGCAAGGCCAATCTGCTGACCCGGCTGCACGGCCTCGACGAACTCGTCGGCCCGGTCGACACCCAGTCCGTCTACGTCACCATCGCCAACCCCCTTCACATCAGCGGCACTTGA
- a CDS encoding IucA/IucC family protein, with protein sequence MPNPPSPHDSHGLLDPKAPPALLAPPELNREAWDRAGQLLLAKMIGAFAYEEIVKPTVGPATDNPHPTGKTAAHYGFTLDDGSTLAFVARRGAYGGWQVEPDSVRHLPQPAEPPASGTGQAAAGPGLTGQAAAGPGLTGQAAAGPGLTGQAAAGPGLRTACPGGSAAPPGGRALTDPLRFLALARRTLGIDGATFGHLVRELSATLAADTRLQSTALPAARLADLGYAELEGHQSGHPWLVLNKGRLGFSADDAARWSPEARIPARLPWIAVRTDLAGYRGVKALATPDRLYARELDAPVRAAFAAALRARALDPEAYLYLPVHPWQWTEMILPLFAPAVADNAIVPLPTDGDVRLPQQSIRTFLNLSSPERHTVKLPLSILNTLVWRGLPTERTVAAPAVTSWVQGLCERDPFLREECRVILLGEVASVAVEHPVYDRIGEVPYQYKELLGAIWREPLPPKLAAGERARTLAALLHTDADGRAFTAELVTRSGLAPRVWLRHLFAAMLPPLLRFLYRYGTVFSPHGENAIVVFDDQDVPVRLAIKDFVDDINVSAEHLPEHESMPEDVRKVLLTEAPDFLTQFIHAGLFVGVYRFLAVLCEDQLGVAEGDFWALVREEILRYQARFPGDKDRYETFDLLAPRIERLCLNRNRLHTDGYRDRSERPHATVHGTVANPLAPAG encoded by the coding sequence GTGCCGAACCCTCCTTCCCCCCATGACTCCCACGGCCTCCTCGACCCGAAAGCCCCGCCCGCGCTGCTGGCCCCGCCCGAGCTGAACCGCGAGGCGTGGGACCGCGCGGGACAGCTGCTCCTCGCGAAGATGATCGGCGCCTTCGCGTACGAGGAGATCGTGAAACCAACGGTAGGGCCCGCCACTGACAATCCCCATCCGACCGGGAAAACGGCGGCTCACTACGGGTTCACGCTGGACGACGGCAGCACGCTGGCCTTCGTCGCGCGGCGCGGAGCCTACGGAGGCTGGCAGGTGGAGCCCGACTCCGTACGCCACCTCCCGCAGCCGGCCGAGCCGCCCGCATCCGGCACGGGACAGGCGGCAGCGGGCCCGGGGCTCACGGGACAGGCGGCAGCGGGCCCGGGGCTCACGGGACAGGCGGCAGCGGGCCCGGGGCTCACGGGACAGGCGGCAGCGGGCCCGGGGCTGCGGACCGCATGCCCCGGGGGGAGCGCCGCGCCGCCCGGTGGCCGGGCCCTCACCGATCCGCTGCGTTTTCTCGCGCTCGCCCGCCGTACCCTCGGCATCGACGGGGCCACCTTCGGCCACCTCGTACGGGAGCTGTCCGCCACCCTGGCCGCCGACACCCGGTTGCAGAGCACGGCGCTGCCCGCCGCGCGCCTGGCCGACCTCGGCTACGCGGAGCTGGAGGGGCACCAGAGCGGGCACCCGTGGCTGGTGCTCAACAAGGGCCGGCTCGGCTTCTCCGCCGACGACGCCGCCCGGTGGAGCCCGGAGGCCCGCATCCCGGCCCGGCTGCCCTGGATCGCGGTCCGTACCGACCTGGCCGGCTACCGGGGCGTCAAGGCCCTGGCCACGCCCGATCGCCTCTACGCGCGCGAGCTCGACGCCCCCGTCCGCGCCGCCTTCGCCGCCGCGCTGCGTGCCCGGGCCCTCGACCCGGAGGCGTATCTGTATCTGCCCGTGCACCCCTGGCAGTGGACGGAGATGATCCTTCCGCTCTTCGCCCCCGCCGTCGCCGACAACGCCATCGTGCCGCTGCCCACCGACGGCGACGTGCGCCTTCCCCAGCAGTCCATCCGCACCTTCCTCAACCTGTCGAGCCCCGAGCGCCACACGGTGAAGCTGCCGCTGTCCATCCTCAACACCCTGGTCTGGCGCGGACTGCCCACCGAGCGCACCGTGGCCGCGCCCGCCGTCACCTCCTGGGTCCAGGGCCTGTGCGAGAGGGACCCCTTTCTGCGCGAGGAGTGCCGGGTCATCCTGCTCGGCGAGGTCGCGTCGGTGGCCGTGGAGCACCCGGTCTACGACCGCATCGGTGAAGTGCCCTACCAATACAAGGAGTTGCTGGGGGCGATCTGGCGCGAGCCGCTGCCGCCGAAGCTCGCGGCGGGTGAACGCGCCCGCACCCTGGCGGCGCTGCTGCACACCGACGCCGACGGACGGGCCTTCACCGCCGAACTCGTCACCCGTTCGGGTCTGGCGCCCCGGGTGTGGCTGCGGCATCTGTTCGCCGCCATGCTGCCGCCGCTGCTGCGCTTCCTGTACCGGTACGGAACCGTCTTCTCGCCGCACGGCGAGAACGCCATCGTCGTCTTCGACGACCAGGACGTGCCCGTCCGTCTGGCGATCAAGGACTTCGTCGACGACATCAATGTGAGCGCCGAGCACCTGCCCGAACACGAATCGATGCCCGAGGACGTGCGGAAGGTCCTGCTCACCGAGGCGCCCGACTTCCTCACGCAGTTCATTCACGCGGGGCTGTTCGTCGGGGTCTACCGGTTCCTCGCCGTGCTGTGCGAGGACCAACTCGGGGTCGCGGAAGGCGACTTCTGGGCCCTGGTGCGCGAGGAGATCCTGCGCTACCAGGCGCGTTTCCCCGGGGACAAGGACCGCTACGAGACCTTCGACCTGCTCGCCCCCCGCATCGAACGACTCTGTCTGAACCGCAACCGCCTGCACACCGACGGCTACCGCGACCGCTCGGAGCGGCCGCACGCCACCGTGCACGGCACCGTGGCGAACCCGCTCGCACCCGCTGGGTGA
- a CDS encoding GNAT family N-acetyltransferase, translating into MPPTDASTDADAGPAPQPAGAAEDTLDLQLPDGLLSLLAEPAAEPGPPGPGDSDSAAGRPVGQDLLDSPGDWAPATTALGQFRLLPVTPERDLALLTRWMNDPAVAAFWELAGPEHVTAAHLRRQLDGDGRSVPCLGVLGRTPMSYWEIYRADLDPLARHYPARPHDTGIHLLIGGVVDRGRGVGTTLLRAVADLVLDHRPQCPRVIAEPDLRNTPSVSAFLSAGFRFHAEVDLPDKRAALMVRDRALRNLL; encoded by the coding sequence GTGCCTCCCACCGATGCGAGCACCGACGCCGACGCCGGCCCGGCCCCCCAACCGGCAGGGGCGGCCGAGGACACCCTGGACCTGCAACTGCCCGACGGCCTGCTGTCCCTGCTCGCTGAGCCGGCCGCCGAGCCCGGCCCCCCGGGCCCGGGCGACAGCGACTCCGCCGCCGGCCGCCCGGTGGGACAGGACCTCCTCGATTCCCCCGGCGACTGGGCGCCGGCCACCACCGCGCTCGGGCAGTTCCGTCTCCTGCCCGTGACACCCGAACGCGATCTCGCCCTGCTCACCCGGTGGATGAACGACCCCGCCGTGGCCGCCTTCTGGGAGCTGGCGGGACCCGAGCACGTCACCGCCGCCCATCTGCGCCGCCAACTGGACGGCGACGGCCGCAGCGTGCCCTGCCTCGGCGTACTCGGCCGGACCCCCATGAGCTACTGGGAGATCTACCGGGCCGACCTGGACCCGCTGGCCCGCCACTATCCGGCCCGCCCCCACGACACCGGCATCCATCTGCTGATCGGGGGCGTCGTCGATCGCGGCCGCGGTGTCGGCACCACCCTGCTCCGAGCCGTCGCCGACCTGGTCCTCGACCACCGCCCGCAGTGCCCCCGGGTGATCGCCGAACCCGATCTGCGCAACACCCCCTCCGTCTCCGCGTTCCTCAGCGCCGGCTTCCGCTTCCACGCGGAGGTCGACCTTCCCGACAAGCGCGCCGCCCTGATGGTCCGCGACCGCGCGCTCAGGAACCTGCTGTGA
- a CDS encoding ATP-dependent DNA helicase, giving the protein MTKPSLPELLHAAVTAVGGVERPGQVAMATAVADAVDDASHLLVQAGTGTGKSLGYLVPALAHGERVVIATATLALQRQLVERDLPRTVEALQPLLRRRPQFAMLKGRSNYLCLHRLHEGAPQDEDEGLFDQFEAAAPTSKLGQDLLRMRDWADETETGDRDALTPGVSDRAWSQVSVSSRECLGASKCAYGAECFAEMARERAKLSDVVVTNHALLAIDAIEGAPVLPQHEVLIVDEAHELVSRVTGVATGELTPGQVSRTVRRSAKLVNEKVADQLQTAAEGFERVMELALPGRLEEVPEDLGYALMALRDAAREVISALGSTRDKSVQDEDAVRKQALAMLETVHGVAERITNGSEWDVVWYERHDRFGASLRVAPLSVSGLLREKLFADRSVVLTSATLKLGGDFNGVGASLGLSPEGMGDEDAPRWKGLDVGSPFDYPKQGILYVARHLATPGREGSRGDMMDELAELVEAAGGRTLGLFSSMRAAQAAAEELRGRLDHPILLQGEETLGELIKTFAADPKTCLFGTLSLWQGVDVPGPSCQLVVMDRIPFPRPDDPLMSARQKAVEEAGGNGFMAVAATHAALLMAQGAGRLVRATGDRGVVAVLDPRLANARYGSYLRASLPGFWYTTDRNQARRSLAAIDAAARADGK; this is encoded by the coding sequence ATGACGAAGCCTTCACTCCCCGAGCTCCTGCACGCCGCCGTCACCGCCGTCGGCGGCGTGGAGCGCCCTGGCCAGGTCGCGATGGCCACGGCCGTCGCCGACGCTGTCGACGACGCCTCCCACCTGCTGGTCCAGGCCGGGACGGGCACCGGAAAGTCCCTCGGCTATCTGGTGCCGGCGCTCGCGCACGGAGAGCGCGTGGTGATCGCCACGGCCACGCTCGCCCTCCAGCGCCAGCTCGTGGAGCGCGACCTGCCGCGCACGGTGGAGGCGTTGCAGCCGCTGCTGCGGCGCCGCCCGCAGTTCGCCATGCTCAAGGGCCGCTCGAACTATCTGTGCCTGCACCGCCTGCACGAGGGCGCCCCGCAGGACGAGGACGAGGGCCTGTTCGACCAGTTCGAGGCGGCCGCGCCCACCAGCAAGCTGGGCCAGGACCTCCTGAGGATGCGGGACTGGGCGGACGAGACGGAGACCGGTGACCGTGACGCACTGACCCCGGGCGTCTCGGACCGGGCCTGGAGCCAGGTGTCGGTGTCCTCGCGTGAGTGCCTGGGCGCCTCGAAGTGCGCGTACGGGGCGGAGTGCTTCGCCGAGATGGCCCGCGAGCGCGCCAAGCTCTCCGACGTGGTCGTCACCAATCACGCGCTGCTCGCCATCGACGCGATCGAGGGCGCCCCGGTGCTACCGCAGCACGAGGTGCTGATCGTCGACGAGGCGCACGAGCTGGTCTCCCGGGTCACCGGCGTCGCCACCGGTGAGCTCACCCCGGGGCAGGTCAGCCGGACCGTGCGGCGCAGCGCCAAGCTCGTCAACGAGAAGGTCGCCGATCAGCTCCAGACCGCGGCGGAGGGTTTCGAGCGGGTCATGGAGCTGGCGCTGCCCGGCCGCCTCGAGGAGGTTCCCGAAGATCTCGGTTACGCGCTCATGGCGCTGCGCGACGCCGCCCGCGAGGTGATCTCGGCGCTCGGCTCGACCCGCGACAAGTCCGTCCAGGACGAGGACGCGGTGCGCAAGCAGGCCCTGGCCATGCTGGAGACGGTGCACGGCGTGGCCGAGCGCATCACGAACGGCTCCGAGTGGGACGTCGTCTGGTACGAGCGGCACGACCGTTTCGGCGCGTCGCTGCGGGTGGCTCCGCTGTCGGTGTCGGGGCTGCTCAGGGAGAAGCTGTTCGCGGACCGCTCGGTGGTCTTGACGTCGGCCACCTTGAAGCTCGGCGGCGACTTCAACGGGGTGGGCGCCTCCCTGGGCCTGTCTCCCGAGGGCATGGGTGACGAGGACGCACCGCGGTGGAAGGGCCTCGACGTCGGCTCGCCGTTCGACTATCCCAAGCAGGGCATCCTGTATGTCGCCAGGCATCTGGCGACGCCGGGCCGGGAGGGCTCGCGCGGCGACATGATGGACGAGCTGGCCGAACTCGTCGAGGCGGCCGGGGGCCGCACGCTCGGCCTGTTCTCCTCGATGCGGGCCGCCCAGGCCGCCGCGGAGGAGCTGCGCGGGCGTCTGGACCACCCGATCCTGTTGCAGGGCGAGGAGACGCTGGGCGAGCTGATCAAGACGTTCGCCGCCGACCCGAAGACATGTCTGTTCGGCACGCTGTCGCTGTGGCAGGGCGTCGATGTGCCCGGGCCGAGCTGCCAGCTGGTGGTCATGGACCGCATCCCGTTCCCGCGTCCGGACGATCCGCTGATGAGCGCCCGGCAAAAAGCGGTGGAGGAGGCCGGCGGCAATGGCTTCATGGCGGTCGCGGCCACGCATGCCGCGCTCCTGATGGCACAGGGCGCGGGCCGTCTCGTGCGGGCGACCGGGGACCGGGGTGTGGTGGCGGTGCTCGATCCGCGTCTGGCCAACGCCCGGTACGGCAGCTATCTGCGGGCCTCGCTGCCCGGCTTCTGGTACACCACGGACCGTAATCAGGCCCGGCGCTCGCTCGCGGCGATCGACGCGGCGGCGCGGGCGGACGGCAAGTAG